Proteins from a genomic interval of Candidatus Endomicrobium procryptotermitis:
- a CDS encoding WD40 repeat domain-containing protein, whose amino-acid sequence MRAIKILIVFLFVFSTVYSYGQGYLIHTLMAHTDNARSADFSNDEKYVYSAGYDYRIVKWRLDNSENLIYLKDHNDIINCVRINNKGDILASAANDNSIKLWSARANTLMRTLRGHSHYVNSLAFSKDGKTLLSASSDRTVMIWNLAPSYSIQKVFRGHTDIVRDAVFSPVGTYVASGGEDKTIRIWSVKTGKLLQTAKDHNNIVNCVAFSPDGKYLASCSDNNDIIIWSFESGRITMKNHITGHKDKVNTVAFSKDSLMIASGSDDNDIKLWNVETGMLITSLIGHSDRVNDLTFSKSGRYIVSASDDKTIKVWGPFQFDESIGTLKQQSGNIDSDESF is encoded by the coding sequence ATGAGAGCCATAAAAATTTTAATAGTTTTTTTATTTGTTTTTTCCACAGTGTATTCTTACGGGCAGGGCTATCTTATACATACTCTTATGGCGCATACGGACAACGCCAGATCAGCGGATTTTTCGAATGACGAAAAATATGTTTATTCAGCAGGTTATGATTACAGAATAGTAAAGTGGAGATTGGACAATTCGGAAAATCTCATCTATTTAAAAGATCATAATGACATAATAAACTGTGTCAGGATAAACAATAAAGGAGATATTCTTGCGTCGGCGGCTAACGATAATTCGATTAAACTTTGGTCGGCAAGGGCAAATACGCTTATGAGGACTTTGAGGGGACACAGCCACTATGTCAACAGCTTAGCTTTTTCAAAAGATGGAAAAACGCTTTTGTCGGCCAGTTCCGATAGAACCGTTATGATATGGAACCTTGCCCCTTCGTATTCTATACAAAAAGTGTTCAGAGGACATACGGATATAGTAAGAGATGCAGTTTTCAGTCCCGTAGGAACCTATGTGGCAAGCGGCGGCGAAGATAAAACCATAAGGATATGGTCGGTAAAAACCGGCAAACTTCTTCAAACCGCTAAAGATCATAACAATATAGTCAACTGCGTTGCTTTCAGTCCTGACGGGAAATATCTTGCTTCCTGCAGCGATAATAATGATATTATTATCTGGAGTTTTGAAAGCGGAAGAATTACAATGAAAAATCATATAACCGGACACAAAGATAAAGTTAACACAGTCGCATTTTCTAAAGATAGTTTGATGATTGCCAGCGGAAGTGATGATAATGATATAAAGTTGTGGAATGTCGAAACTGGAATGCTGATAACTTCCCTTATCGGACACAGTGACAGAGTAAATGATTTGACTTTTTCAAAATCAGGAAGATATATAGTTTCTGCCAGCGATGACAAAACGATAAAAGTGTGGGGTCCTTTTCAGTTTGACGAAAGCATAGGGACGCTAAAACAGCAATCTGGAAATATCGATTCTGATGAAAGTTTTTAA
- a CDS encoding glycosyltransferase family 39 protein, with product MEKIFNKKNTFFLVGFAVLFKLFLSAVLELHPDEAYYWLWSVHLAPGYYDHSPMVAYFIKITTLLSDSELFVRMSSIITTVILSFLTWKFVKKLFNETVAAASVITINTIPLMLVGSVIITPDTPLFLFWSFTIYFIWKLIETNQTKYWYISGVFFGLTMLSKYTGVLFLPCLLIYMIFDKKLVWFKNKHFYFMFAVSLIIFFPVIYWNWQNGWVSFTYQLNHGLYNTELNFGYIFEYFGGQALTAGPFIFITGFIAAVLYFLSRDSKKIFLASFSLPIILFFASTALKRLPGANWPAFAYFALSIATAQFMLATDRKKNVLIIGIIVNIIFSVIAGVHAKYGIIPVYKFSQKSSAADATNWFTGWKTLGENLSKRNIKYAITHSHQWGAAIAYYARGKVTPILDKVAKDRFNQFAFFDIPKDLDKSAAAIVRIDNRMEDDFTSIPDAEIFFTYRNKIPIRQYAITEVNGYQMESDIKNVRLKH from the coding sequence ATGGAAAAAATATTCAATAAAAAGAATACTTTTTTCCTTGTCGGTTTTGCGGTTCTTTTCAAACTTTTTCTTTCCGCGGTACTAGAACTGCATCCAGATGAGGCTTATTACTGGTTATGGTCGGTTCATCTTGCGCCCGGATACTATGATCATTCTCCGATGGTGGCTTATTTTATTAAAATAACAACGTTGCTTTCAGATTCTGAGCTTTTTGTAAGGATGTCTTCAATAATAACGACTGTTATTTTAAGTTTTCTTACGTGGAAATTTGTAAAAAAACTGTTCAATGAAACCGTTGCGGCGGCTTCGGTTATAACAATAAACACTATACCTCTTATGCTCGTCGGTTCGGTTATAATAACTCCGGATACTCCTCTTTTTCTTTTTTGGTCTTTTACTATATATTTTATTTGGAAACTCATAGAGACAAATCAGACAAAATATTGGTATATAAGCGGCGTTTTTTTTGGACTTACAATGCTTTCCAAATATACGGGAGTTTTGTTTCTCCCTTGTCTTTTAATATATATGATATTTGATAAAAAACTTGTGTGGTTTAAAAATAAACATTTTTATTTTATGTTTGCGGTTTCTCTGATAATTTTTTTTCCCGTAATATATTGGAATTGGCAAAACGGGTGGGTTTCGTTTACCTATCAGCTCAACCACGGTTTGTATAATACCGAACTCAATTTCGGATATATATTCGAATATTTTGGCGGGCAGGCACTTACAGCGGGACCTTTCATATTTATCACCGGTTTTATTGCTGCGGTTTTATATTTTCTGTCAAGAGATTCAAAAAAGATATTTCTGGCGTCTTTTTCACTTCCGATAATATTATTTTTTGCCTCTACGGCGCTTAAAAGACTACCGGGTGCAAATTGGCCGGCTTTTGCTTATTTTGCTTTGAGTATTGCAACGGCTCAATTTATGCTTGCGACAGACAGAAAAAAAAATGTTCTTATAATCGGTATAATAGTTAATATTATTTTTTCCGTGATAGCAGGTGTTCATGCCAAATACGGAATAATTCCCGTTTATAAATTTTCACAGAAATCTTCGGCAGCGGATGCGACAAATTGGTTTACCGGCTGGAAAACTCTAGGAGAAAATTTATCAAAAAGAAATATCAAATATGCGATAACGCATTCTCATCAATGGGGCGCAGCGATAGCGTATTATGCGCGTGGAAAAGTTACTCCGATTTTGGATAAAGTCGCAAAAGACAGGTTTAACCAATTTGCTTTTTTCGATATTCCCAAAGATCTGGATAAATCCGCCGCCGCTATAGTAAGAATTGATAACAGAATGGAAGATGATTTTACGTCGATACCTGATGCGGAAATATTTTTTACGTATAGAAATAAAATTCCTATAAGGCAGTATGCGATAACCGAAGTAAACGGCTATCAAATGGAGTCGGATATCAAGAATGTGAGGCTAAAACATTGA
- a CDS encoding AI-2E family transporter, which produces MATETSNNRIFAISIILFLAGCLFLYFARNILTPFILAAFFTYLLSPLVSKIQVYGYKRWVAVALFAVIFMIAASVALSIIIPALVDEVEKLTVNWNTYYNYVYAYVIKLKDKIETAFPIIHEYKLSETAIERINSFLTSEAQKVPQYIMSIFSLFSVIVLIPMLVLFMLVSGGKGVKAIVEIVPSGYVETFLSVIYEMDSVLGKFIRGQLIEAMFVGTLSCIVLSILGINYALLIGITAGIANMIPYMGPAIGVILASIIALVQFQNVSILIKLIPSFLIIQFLDNNLVQPFVVGQNVDLGPVTMIFAMLAGAQVFGFLGIVFAVPVAAIIKTIFFMLIKKYKNSLLV; this is translated from the coding sequence ATGGCGACAGAAACGTCAAATAATCGCATATTTGCTATAAGTATAATTTTGTTTCTCGCAGGCTGCTTATTTTTATACTTTGCGAGGAATATTCTCACGCCGTTTATTTTAGCCGCTTTTTTTACGTATCTTTTGTCTCCCCTTGTAAGCAAAATACAGGTTTACGGATACAAACGCTGGGTGGCGGTAGCGCTTTTTGCGGTAATTTTTATGATTGCCGCCTCAGTTGCATTGTCTATCATAATACCGGCTCTTGTGGACGAAGTCGAAAAACTTACAGTAAATTGGAATACTTATTATAATTATGTGTATGCTTATGTGATTAAGCTGAAAGATAAAATCGAAACTGCATTTCCCATTATTCATGAGTACAAACTTTCCGAAACCGCCATAGAAAGAATAAATTCGTTCTTAACGTCCGAAGCGCAAAAAGTTCCTCAGTATATAATGAGCATATTTTCTCTTTTTTCCGTAATCGTTTTAATTCCAATGCTTGTTCTTTTTATGCTTGTAAGCGGAGGAAAAGGCGTTAAAGCGATAGTCGAAATAGTTCCTTCGGGATATGTAGAAACTTTTTTGTCTGTGATTTACGAAATGGATTCTGTTCTCGGAAAATTCATAAGAGGACAGCTTATAGAAGCGATGTTTGTCGGGACGCTATCCTGTATAGTTTTAAGTATATTGGGCATAAATTACGCTCTTTTAATAGGGATTACGGCAGGAATAGCCAATATGATTCCTTACATGGGGCCGGCCATAGGAGTCATTCTTGCTTCCATCATCGCTTTGGTACAATTCCAAAATGTGTCAATTTTGATTAAACTCATCCCTTCATTTTTGATAATACAGTTTCTAGATAACAATCTCGTACAGCCTTTTGTCGTGGGACAGAACGTCGATCTGGGTCCTGTGACCATGATTTTTGCCATGCTTGCCGGGGCGCAGGTTTTCGGATTTTTGGGTATAGTTTTTGCTGTTCCAGTTGCAGCTATTATAAAAACTATTTTCTTTATGTTAATTAAGAAATATAAAAATTCGCTTCTTGTTTAA
- a CDS encoding ankyrin repeat domain-containing protein, with protein MKKFATVLIVTIFAAWVYGEDLDQKLVDAVKANNYSEVRSLLVREANPDAKDSMGNTALVIAVNNGNEEIADVLIKSGAYTSESYMRGMSVLMLAINKQMEETAVRLIKFGADTTAKLSNGLNALMMACERNLEQVVKEIVLRKQIDVNAKTVQGVTALSIALKEKNMNIAKILHKAGAKPSNLLESACVSDIKVSEELLSEGADIEEKDENGRTPLITAFMLEDYSMANFLLSKGANIDACDNQGNIPILIASMANNGALLSLCFDNKADALVQDANGLNPLMFLVFFENDSLIDSMINYNDKTVNCVDNNGVTPLVLAIGKGNKRIIEKLISKGAYINSKRSRRPLNVAIEIGNLDAAKLVLDKGARINAKDINGNTPIITAAGMNNDMAVEFLVANKVKINVRDSLGFTPLDYAKKFSNKKMMAVLNYIENMEESSVKE; from the coding sequence TTGAAAAAATTTGCGACCGTATTAATAGTAACGATTTTTGCGGCTTGGGTTTATGGCGAAGATTTAGATCAAAAATTGGTTGATGCCGTTAAAGCCAATAATTATTCCGAAGTGCGCAGTCTTCTTGTGCGAGAGGCAAATCCCGATGCTAAAGATTCCATGGGAAATACGGCTCTCGTAATAGCTGTTAATAACGGAAACGAAGAAATTGCAGATGTTCTTATAAAAAGCGGTGCATACACCAGCGAAAGTTATATGAGAGGGATGAGCGTGCTTATGCTTGCGATAAATAAGCAGATGGAAGAAACTGCAGTACGGCTTATAAAGTTCGGTGCCGACACTACGGCTAAACTCAGCAATGGATTGAATGCGTTAATGATGGCTTGTGAAAGAAATCTTGAACAAGTAGTAAAAGAAATAGTTCTTAGAAAACAGATTGACGTAAACGCTAAAACGGTTCAGGGCGTCACGGCTCTTTCCATAGCGCTAAAAGAAAAAAATATGAATATCGCTAAAATACTCCATAAAGCTGGTGCAAAACCATCGAATCTTTTAGAGTCTGCATGTGTTTCCGATATCAAAGTTTCAGAAGAACTTTTGTCGGAGGGAGCGGATATAGAGGAAAAAGATGAAAATGGCAGAACGCCTTTAATAACGGCATTTATGCTTGAAGATTATTCAATGGCAAATTTTCTTCTTTCAAAAGGGGCAAATATTGATGCATGCGATAATCAGGGAAATATTCCGATATTGATTGCAAGCATGGCAAATAATGGCGCTTTGTTGTCGTTGTGTTTTGATAACAAAGCCGATGCTTTGGTTCAAGATGCAAACGGATTAAATCCTCTTATGTTTCTTGTTTTTTTTGAGAATGATTCTCTCATAGATTCCATGATAAACTATAATGATAAAACCGTAAACTGTGTGGATAATAACGGAGTTACGCCTTTAGTGCTGGCGATAGGTAAAGGCAATAAAAGAATTATCGAGAAACTTATCTCAAAAGGCGCTTATATAAATTCGAAACGTTCAAGGAGACCTTTGAACGTGGCAATCGAAATCGGCAACTTGGACGCGGCAAAACTTGTTTTGGATAAAGGCGCAAGAATAAATGCAAAAGATATTAATGGCAATACTCCTATAATTACTGCGGCAGGCATGAACAATGATATGGCTGTAGAATTTTTAGTCGCAAATAAGGTTAAAATTAATGTAAGGGATTCTTTGGGGTTTACACCTTTGGATTATGCGAAGAAGTTTTCCAATAAAAAAATGATGGCTGTGTTGAATTATATTGAAAATATGGAAGAAAGCAGCGTTAAAGAGTAA
- a CDS encoding cyclic nucleotide-binding domain-containing protein, protein MNNNGKMGKIKRFLKYLFIDDTLQKDVDFLQSVALFANLSDRSLAKIALIVFKKNYATGEHVYKDHQEANVLYIVKNGEILIKNTSAGTVVGAGDFFGEISLIENRRHDSAAFALKDSELYLIYRVKFDDLVDSDAKVGLRIMKNLCSIFEVRLKCARRQSEPENPQHKRDNNGDRNVK, encoded by the coding sequence TTGAATAATAACGGTAAAATGGGCAAAATAAAAAGGTTTTTAAAATATTTATTTATTGATGATACCCTGCAAAAAGACGTGGACTTTTTACAGAGCGTAGCTCTTTTTGCAAATCTATCAGACAGATCTTTGGCTAAAATAGCGCTTATAGTTTTTAAAAAAAATTATGCCACAGGAGAACATGTTTATAAAGATCATCAGGAGGCAAATGTTTTATATATAGTAAAAAACGGAGAGATACTGATTAAAAACACATCTGCCGGCACAGTTGTTGGAGCCGGAGATTTTTTCGGGGAAATATCTCTTATAGAAAATAGAAGGCATGATTCGGCAGCTTTCGCTTTAAAAGATAGTGAATTATATCTTATTTACAGGGTTAAATTTGACGATTTGGTCGATTCAGATGCAAAAGTCGGTTTAAGAATAATGAAAAATCTTTGTTCGATATTTGAAGTAAGGCTTAAATGTGCCCGGCGGCAATCGGAACCGGAAAATCCGCAGCATAAACGGGATAATAATGGCGACAGAAACGTCAAATAA